The Desulfotignum phosphitoxidans DSM 13687 DNA segment AACTTCACCTGATGCACGTGGTGGATGAAGACGATCTGAAATCCTCAGATACCCATGAGGTGCAGTCGGTGCGGAAAAAGGAACGGACCCGGCTGGAAGACCTGTGTGACGAATTTGCCCAAAAAGGCATATCTGCCAGGCCGCACGTGTATGTGGGAGATCCGGAAACCGAAATTCTCAAGGCGGCCAGAGAGTACCAGGCCACGCTGGTCGTGCTGGGCTTCAGTGACCGGACCGCTTTGGCCGAACGGTGGCTGGGATCCATATCCAGGAATATTGCCGATAAATCCGTTTATCCGTGCCTGTTGTTTCCGGTCAAAAGATAATGCGTGCCAACTGAATATCAATGGAATGACAATGAAACTTTTATTTATAGATGATGAACAGACCTTTTTGAAGTATCTGGCCAAACGGATGGCTTTGGAAGGGTTTGAGGTGAAAACGACATTTTCCGGTGAAGAAGGGGTGGCGGCTGCGGCCAAAGCACCCTTTGACGTGGCAGTGGTGGATCTGCAGATGCCCGGTATTGACGGCATCGAGGTACAGAAACTGCTCAAGGATCTTCAGCCGGATCTGCCCTGCATCGTGCTCACCGGGCATGGCAGTGTGGAAAACGCTCTGGAAAGCGGCAAATACAATGCATTTAAATTTCTGTCCAAGCCCGTGGATATGGACACGTTGATCCAAACCATTCAAGCGGCATATGATCATCGTGTTGAAAAACAGTCAAAACAAGATCCCCCGGATACGTCCCCTGCTGCCAAAGGCCCTGTATCCAAATTGTTTCAGAAATTCCGTCATCTTTACGGCGTGGAAAAATAGGGTCTTATTTTATTTTTCAAAAAAAATTGTCGGCGGACAGGTATGTGAAAATCATGTGTAACATGACTGTGAAATATCAAAAAGAATGTAAAAAAAGGGGGATGGGTGATGCCACAAAAAGAAAATGAAAAAAAGGCGGGTTTTTTTTCATTTATGATCACCTTTGTATTTATGTTTGTCACCTGGATCATTTTGTCCGGCTATTTTGAGCCGCTTCTTCTGGGACTGGGTGTGGTGTCCAGCCTGGCCATTGCCTGGTTTTTCCATGATCTGCTGTTTGCCGGGGCCACGGTTCAGGATATCAAGGTGTTTCTCCGGTTTTGCCAATATGCGCCCTGGCTGATTATAGAAATCATCAAAGCCAATTTTCACCTGCTGTTTCTGGTATTTCACCCCCGGATGCACCAGTTGATCGATCCGCATATCATTCAGTTTCAAACCGGGTTGAAATCAGATATCGCCATCACCACCCTGGCCAATGCCATTACCCTGACCCCAGGAACCGTCACCATTACCGCCAATGCCGAAGGCGGGTTCCGGGTTCATGCCATTGACCGGCAAAGCGCTCAAGGATTGCCCGGCGTGATGCGGGACCGGGTGGCGCATGTTTTTGGAGAAAACAGATGATTTATTTTTTTTCCTGCATTGCCGTGGGGCTTTGTCTGACCATGATGCTGCCCCTGTATCGATGCCTGATGGGCCCCACGGTGCTGGACCGTCTCGTGGGTGTGAACGCCATCGGCAGTAAAACCGTGGTACTGCTTTTGCTGATCGGCTACCTGTATGAACGGGTGGATATGTTTGTGGATATTGCCCTGGCTTATGCGTTTTTAAATTTTGTGGCCGTACTGGCTGCTTCCCGGTACTTTCATAAACGCAAAGGCCTGTATGAAGAATCATTCATGGAGTAATGATGCATATAATTATCAATATTCTGTCGGTGTTTTGCCTGCTCACGGGCCTGATTTTTTTTATCGGCGGGGCCGTGGGGATCATGCGGATGCCTGATTTTTACTCCCGGCTGCATCCGGCCGGCAAACTGGACACCTTAGGCATTTTTACCATGGTTGCCGGGCTGGTGATCTATAATTTTCACCACCTGTCTCTGGGTGTGGTGCTGTTGTCCATTAAAATGTTTTTGATTGTCTTTTTTGTGTTTCTGGCCAGCCCGACAGCCACCCATTCCATTGTGGATGCCGGCATGCGGGCCGGGTTGCGGCCCTGGACTAAAAAAAAGGAAAAGGAATAACAAAGAATGCTGTGGCCCATTGATCTGATCGTACTGACCTTTGTGATTTTCTGCGCCATTGCCGCCATTACCGTCCGGGATCTTCTGGGAACCGCTATTTTGTTCAGCGCGTATTCGTTTTTGATGTGCCTGTTGTGGGCCGTCATGGGTGCGGTGGATGTGGCATTTACCGAAGCGTCCGTTGGCGCGGGCGTGAGCACGGTGTTTTTGGTGGCAGCCGTATTCCGGACCAGCAGGAGGACCAAAGATTGAAATTTTTAGGACTTGTCATTGTCTGTCTGACCGGCGGATTGCTGTTATACGGCACCATGGACCTGCCGGACTGGGGCGATCCCGCATCTCCGGCATCCACCCATCTGTCGGATTATTATATTGAACATATTGTGGAAGAAACCCAGGTGCCCAACCTGGTCACGGCCGTGCTGGCGGATTACAGAGGGTATGACACCATGTTCGAGACTGCCGTGGTGTTCTGCGCCGGGCTGGCCTGCTTTCTGCTGCTCAGAGATTTTCGGCCTGGAAAAAACCGGTACTACCGGCACATTCCCACGGGGGTCATGCTTCATTTCAAGAATCCGGAGACCCGGATGATCCCGGGAAATGAATTTGAACACATGGACAAGGACTGGGTGCCTTCGGACATCATCATCAAGACGGTGTGCCGGATTCTGATTCCTTTTATTCAGATCTATGCCCTGTATGTGGTGGCCCATGGCGATTTTTCTCCGGGCGGCGGGTTTCAGGGCGGTGTGATTTTCGGATCCAGCCTGATTCTCATGGCCATCTCCTATAACCTGAAAACCCTGCTGAAACGGGTGACGGAAAAATTTCTGTCCATCTTTGCCGCCACAGGGGTTCTGATCTATGTGGGACTCGGGGTCCTGGCTGTGATCATGGGAGGGCAGTTTCTGGATTATGGAATGCTGGCGCCGCTGGTGCCCTGGGATCCCGGTCATGTCCGGGCGTTGGGCATGCTGGGGGTGGAGATCGGCGTGGGCATTGCCGTGATGGCCGTCATGGTGATCATTTACGTGAATATCGTGTCTGAAGGCAGACATGATGAAGGACTGTAGGAGAGTCTCATGAATGAGCTTCTGGCGCTGATTGTGGCCAAATATAATTTCTGGTTGTATATCATTCTCATGATGATCGGCCTGTATGCCATGATCGCCAAAAACAATCTGATGAAAAAACTGGTGGGCATGAATATTTTTCAGACCGCGATTATTTTGTTTTATGTGTCCATCGGATACAAACACGGGGCCACGCTGCCCATTATTCAGGGGGGGCATGGCACCCACGATGCCGTGATCCATGCAGCGGATTATATCAACCCGCTGCCCCATGTGCTCATGCTCACCGCCATTGTCGTGTCCGTGGCCACGTTCGGAGTGGCCATGGCGCTGTGTGTCAAGATCTATCAGCGATATCAGACCCTGGAAGAAGATGAACTCAGAATACGCTTATCGGAAAAATAACCCATGAACAATATGCCGGCAATAATTGTACTGGCCCCGCTTCTGGGGGCATTCTTCTCGGGCCTGGCCGCCTGGATCCAAAAACCGCTGTCCTATTACATCGCTTTGGCTGCCACGGCTGTTTCCAGTGTGGCGGCAGTAGGTGTGTTCAAACAGGTGCTGACCGCGGGCACATGGCAATACCGCATGGCCGGGTGGGCCCCGCCCATGGGGATCGAACTGAGGATCGATCTGCTCAATGCCATGGTCCTGGTCCTGGTATCTGGCATTGCATTTGTGAATCTGGTGGCCAGTGTCAAAAATGTGGATCAGGAAATACCGGATCGGGCGTCTTCATTTTATGTGATGTATCAGTTGTTTGTGGTGGGCCTTTTAGGGGTGACGGCCACAGGCGATCTGTTCAACCTGTATGTGCTCATTGAGATCACCTCGCTGACCTCGTATACCATGATTGCCTTAGGAGACAAAGACCGGTCTCCTCTGGCGGCCTTAAATTATATTTTCATCGGCGTGATCGGGGCGTCTTTTTATCTTCTGGGGGTCGGGTATCTGTACATCACCACCGGGTCTTTGAACATGGCGGATGTGGCAATCCTTCTCAAGGACATCCAGGGATCCACGGCCGTGCTGACCGCCTTTATTCTGTGTATTTTAGGTGTGTGGATCAAGATGGCCCTGTTTCCGCTGCACGTATGGCTGCCCAATGCATATGCGTATGCACCCGTGGGGTTTGCCCGGGTGGTGGCGCCGTTGATGACCAAGGTGATGGTATATGTCATGGTGCGGCTCATGGTCACGGTGTTCGGGCTGGAATATATCTTCAACACCCTGAACCTGGCGGATATCGTGGTGTGGCTGGGTGTGATCGCCATTCTGGCCGGGGCATTCATGGCCCTGCTCCAGACGGACTTGAAAAAAATGCTGACCTACATCATTGTGTGTGAGATCGGATATATGGTGGGCGGTGCCTGGCTGGGAAATTCTTTGGGCATGGCCGGTGCCATTCTCCACATTCTCAATGATGCATTGATGACATTTGCCCTGTTTCTGGCTGTGGGCAACATCATTTACATGAGACAGCAGGTGGCGTTTTCCAATCTGCAGGGGTTGTTTGGTGCCATGCCCTGGACCATGGCCGGATTTGTTCTGGCCGGTTTGAGCATAATCGGCGTGCCGCCCACCTGCGGGTTTTTCAGCAAATGGTATCTGGTGCTGGGTGCGTTTGAGGCCGGGGCTTATCATTTTGCCGCTGCGTTGATCATCTCCAGCCTGGTGTGTGCCGTGCTGTTTTTCAAGGTGTTTGAGATCTGTTTTTTCGAGCCCATGGCTGAATCCCACGGCCATCATGGGACCGCCGCCATGGCCGAGGCCCCGGTGTCCATGCTGGCAGCCTTAGGCCTGGTGAGTGCGGCCATCATTGGCGCGGGCGTTTATGCCGGTACCATCGTCAACACCGTGATTCTGCCGTTTTTACACTAAGGACCCGACCATGACCCACTGGATTTTTAATTATTGTTGCAACGACCTGACTCGTATTTTTAAGTAAAAAGGCTGATCCCACCATGGAATCCATTATCTCCTTAAAACCGCTGCTGGCTGTACTGGTCCCTTTGCTGATCATCCCAGTTTTAATGTCATCGTCCCGCAAACCCAATGTCAGGGAAGCCTGGATATTTGTTGCCGGATTTGCCATGTTTGCTCTGGTGGCATCCATGGTGCCGGCAATTCTGGCCGGCACCCGGATTGAACTGACTGTGTTCACACTGGTTCCGGGGGCAGACATCGCTTTTCGGGTGGACGGACTGGGCATGCTGTTTGCTCTGGTGGCATCCAGTCTCTATATTGTCACCTCGTTGTATTCCATCGGATACATGCGGGGGTTGAAAGAACACGGACAGACCCGGTTTGTCTGTTTTTTCGCTCTGGCCATTGCATCCACCATCGGAGCCGCATTTTCCGCCAACCTGGTGACCTTGTATCTGTTTTATGAAATGCTGTCTCTGGCCACCTATCCCCTGGTGGCCCACCATGAGGATGCAAAATCAAAGATTTCCGCCCGGCGGTATCTGATTTTCATTCTGGGCACCTCCATCGGTCTGGTACTGCCGGCCATGATCTATTGCTATCATGTCACGGGCACACTTGAATTTTCCACGGCCGGTATTTTTGCGGGCCAGCTGTCAAAACCGGGCGCCACCGTGCTGTTGCTCATGTTTGTGTTCGGGTTTGCCAAGGCAGGGATCATGCCGTTTCATTCCTGGCTGCCGGCCGCCATGGTGGCCCCGACACCCGTGAGTGCGCTGCTGCATGCCGTGGCCGTGGTCAAAGTGGGCGTGTTTTCCATTGTCAGGGTCATGACCGGGATCTTCGGGGTGGATCTGCTGGGATTATACAGTCTGGGAACCCTGGTCATGGTCATTGCCTCCATCACGATTCTGGTCAGTTCCTGCATTGCCCTGTCCCAGGATGAACTCAAGCGGAGACTGGCTTTTTCCACCATCAGTCAGCTGTCATACATCGTATTTGGTGTGGCGTTGCTGTCGCCCATGGGCCAGCTGGGCGGGGTGCTTCATATTCTCATGCACGCGTTCGGCAAAATTACCCTGTTTTTCTGTGCCGGTGCCATTTTTGTGGCCACGGGCAAAAAATATATCTCCCAGATGAAAGGCCTGGGCCGACAGATGCCGGTCACTTTTGCGGCATTTTTCATCGGATCTTTAGGGGTGATCGGGCTGCCTCCCGCGGGCGGGTTTTACAGCAAGTGGAATCTGATTTTAGGGGCTTTAGAAGCCCACCACCCGGTTTTTATGGGGGTGTTGCTGATCTCCTCGTTTCTGAATGCGTTTTATTTTCTGCCCATCGTGTTCCAGGCCTTTTTCGGGAAAAATGAAGCGGATGTTCCGGGCGTTCCGGTTCAAATCAAAGAAGCCAATCTGTGCCTGGTGGTGCCTTTGGCCGTGACCGCCCTGGCATCCATTGGATTGTTTTTCTTCCCGCAGATGTTTGTGGACCTGATCGTTCTGGGTCTGAATCTATGAGAAAGATTTTGATCGAACAGGGTAAACAAATCAATGGCATTGATAATTTTGCCGGAGACATAAAGAAATATGACAATTAAAGACAAATACAACAACGAAGACTGG contains these protein-coding regions:
- a CDS encoding Na(+)/H(+) antiporter subunit B, translated to MLWPIDLIVLTFVIFCAIAAITVRDLLGTAILFSAYSFLMCLLWAVMGAVDVAFTEASVGAGVSTVFLVAAVFRTSRRTKD
- a CDS encoding monovalent cation/H+ antiporter complex subunit F; this encodes MIYFFSCIAVGLCLTMMLPLYRCLMGPTVLDRLVGVNAIGSKTVVLLLLIGYLYERVDMFVDIALAYAFLNFVAVLAASRYFHKRKGLYEESFME
- a CDS encoding Na(+)/H(+) antiporter subunit B, which gives rise to MKFLGLVIVCLTGGLLLYGTMDLPDWGDPASPASTHLSDYYIEHIVEETQVPNLVTAVLADYRGYDTMFETAVVFCAGLACFLLLRDFRPGKNRYYRHIPTGVMLHFKNPETRMIPGNEFEHMDKDWVPSDIIIKTVCRILIPFIQIYALYVVAHGDFSPGGGFQGGVIFGSSLILMAISYNLKTLLKRVTEKFLSIFAATGVLIYVGLGVLAVIMGGQFLDYGMLAPLVPWDPGHVRALGMLGVEIGVGIAVMAVMVIIYVNIVSEGRHDEGL
- a CDS encoding complex I subunit 5 family protein; amino-acid sequence: MNNMPAIIVLAPLLGAFFSGLAAWIQKPLSYYIALAATAVSSVAAVGVFKQVLTAGTWQYRMAGWAPPMGIELRIDLLNAMVLVLVSGIAFVNLVASVKNVDQEIPDRASSFYVMYQLFVVGLLGVTATGDLFNLYVLIEITSLTSYTMIALGDKDRSPLAALNYIFIGVIGASFYLLGVGYLYITTGSLNMADVAILLKDIQGSTAVLTAFILCILGVWIKMALFPLHVWLPNAYAYAPVGFARVVAPLMTKVMVYVMVRLMVTVFGLEYIFNTLNLADIVVWLGVIAILAGAFMALLQTDLKKMLTYIIVCEIGYMVGGAWLGNSLGMAGAILHILNDALMTFALFLAVGNIIYMRQQVAFSNLQGLFGAMPWTMAGFVLAGLSIIGVPPTCGFFSKWYLVLGAFEAGAYHFAAALIISSLVCAVLFFKVFEICFFEPMAESHGHHGTAAMAEAPVSMLAALGLVSAAIIGAGVYAGTIVNTVILPFLH
- a CDS encoding response regulator — encoded protein: MKLLFIDDEQTFLKYLAKRMALEGFEVKTTFSGEEGVAAAAKAPFDVAVVDLQMPGIDGIEVQKLLKDLQPDLPCIVLTGHGSVENALESGKYNAFKFLSKPVDMDTLIQTIQAAYDHRVEKQSKQDPPDTSPAAKGPVSKLFQKFRHLYGVEK
- a CDS encoding Na+/H+ antiporter subunit E, which encodes MPQKENEKKAGFFSFMITFVFMFVTWIILSGYFEPLLLGLGVVSSLAIAWFFHDLLFAGATVQDIKVFLRFCQYAPWLIIEIIKANFHLLFLVFHPRMHQLIDPHIIQFQTGLKSDIAITTLANAITLTPGTVTITANAEGGFRVHAIDRQSAQGLPGVMRDRVAHVFGENR
- a CDS encoding monovalent cation/H+ antiporter subunit D family protein, with product MESIISLKPLLAVLVPLLIIPVLMSSSRKPNVREAWIFVAGFAMFALVASMVPAILAGTRIELTVFTLVPGADIAFRVDGLGMLFALVASSLYIVTSLYSIGYMRGLKEHGQTRFVCFFALAIASTIGAAFSANLVTLYLFYEMLSLATYPLVAHHEDAKSKISARRYLIFILGTSIGLVLPAMIYCYHVTGTLEFSTAGIFAGQLSKPGATVLLLMFVFGFAKAGIMPFHSWLPAAMVAPTPVSALLHAVAVVKVGVFSIVRVMTGIFGVDLLGLYSLGTLVMVIASITILVSSCIALSQDELKRRLAFSTISQLSYIVFGVALLSPMGQLGGVLHILMHAFGKITLFFCAGAIFVATGKKYISQMKGLGRQMPVTFAAFFIGSLGVIGLPPAGGFYSKWNLILGALEAHHPVFMGVLLISSFLNAFYFLPIVFQAFFGKNEADVPGVPVQIKEANLCLVVPLAVTALASIGLFFFPQMFVDLIVLGLNL
- a CDS encoding cation:proton antiporter subunit C, with protein sequence MNELLALIVAKYNFWLYIILMMIGLYAMIAKNNLMKKLVGMNIFQTAIILFYVSIGYKHGATLPIIQGGHGTHDAVIHAADYINPLPHVLMLTAIVVSVATFGVAMALCVKIYQRYQTLEEDELRIRLSEK
- the mnhG gene encoding monovalent cation/H(+) antiporter subunit G yields the protein MMHIIINILSVFCLLTGLIFFIGGAVGIMRMPDFYSRLHPAGKLDTLGIFTMVAGLVIYNFHHLSLGVVLLSIKMFLIVFFVFLASPTATHSIVDAGMRAGLRPWTKKKEKE